One segment of Streptomyces sp. XD-27 DNA contains the following:
- a CDS encoding ABC transporter ATP-binding protein, with protein MPRASIAEDGPGWVRRLVRYCWRYRRNVLLSLGASLAGMAVMALVPLVPKLIIDDVIVDQERSLAPWATLLIVAAVAVYVLTYVRRYYGGRLALDVQHDLRTEMYEAITRLDGRRQDELSTGQVVGRGTSDLQLIQGLLFMVPMMIGNVLLFVISLVVMAVLSPLLTVVVLAVAPALWVLASRSRIRLFPATWYAQGQAAAVAGVVDGAVTGVRVVKGFGQEGQETGKLRAVGRTLFAARLRTVRLNSRYTPALQAVPALGQVAMLALGGWMATRGQVTLGTFVAFSTYLAQLVGPVRMLTMMLTVGQQARAGAERVFELIDAEPALSERSDARDLPADAPATVEFDHVTFGYEAERPVLDDVSLRIDPGETLAVVGASGSGKSTLSLLLPRFYDATGGAVRIGGHDVRELTLRSLRAAIGLVPESSFLFSDTVRSNIAYGLPEATDAQVRAAARAAQADRFISELPDGYDTRVGEQGLTLSGGQRQRIALARAILTDPRLLVLDDATSAVDVRVEHEIHEALRGVMAGRTTLLIAHRLSTLALADRIAVLDGGRVADIGTHEELRDRCALYRRLLTDPDELGGVARDPAGLAVGGGVRELDLDLDFELDVEEEAEFDCEPVSAHRRLVDGVTPELWRRGDGLDRAGADGATGAGGAAAGEPGKAGSTAPAAPAGGGMAGALAGMPATPELLTKVAALPPATDTPDIDEDAAERPEKAYGLRRLLRGFGTPLAFALLLVGIDALAGLLLPVLIRHGIDEGVQRAALGAVWAAAGLALLVVVGQWAAQVGEIRLTGRTGERVLYSLRVKIFAQLQRLGLDYYERELTGKVMTRMTTDVDALSTFLQTGLVTAVVSLLSFFGILVALLVIDVQLALVVFATLPPLIVGTVFFRRQSVKAYELARERVSLVNADLQESVAGLRIVQAFRREDIGRERFAERSDGYRQARVHGQWLISVYFPFVQLLSSVAAALVLIVGAGRVSDGTLTAGALVAYLLYIDLFFAPVQQLSQVFDGYQQASVSLRRIQELLSEQTTTPAAEKPLRVGELRGEVAFEDVHFRYGGAEGTAEAAALSGLSLRIPAGQTVAFVGETGAGKSTLVKLVARFYDPTSGAVRVDGDDLRDLDLTGYRHRLGVVPQESYLFSGTVRDAIAYGRPDATDAEVEAAARAVGAHAMVASLDGGYLHEVAERGRNLSAGQRQLIALARAELVDPDILLLDEATAALDLATEALVNQATDRLAGRRTTLVVAHRLTTAARADRVVVLDRGRVVEDGTHAELLARDGRYAELWRTFTGETEPAAA; from the coding sequence GTGCCAAGGGCGTCGATCGCGGAAGACGGGCCAGGCTGGGTGCGGCGGCTGGTCCGGTATTGCTGGCGGTACCGGCGCAACGTGCTGCTCTCCCTCGGCGCCTCACTGGCCGGCATGGCCGTCATGGCGCTGGTCCCGCTCGTGCCGAAGCTGATCATCGACGATGTGATCGTCGACCAGGAGCGGTCGCTCGCCCCATGGGCCACGCTGCTGATCGTCGCCGCCGTCGCCGTCTACGTCCTCACCTACGTGCGCCGGTACTACGGTGGCCGGCTCGCCCTCGACGTCCAGCACGACCTGCGCACCGAGATGTACGAGGCGATCACCCGGCTGGACGGCCGGCGCCAGGACGAGCTGAGCACCGGGCAGGTGGTCGGCCGGGGCACCAGCGACCTCCAGCTCATCCAGGGCCTGCTCTTCATGGTGCCGATGATGATCGGCAACGTCCTGCTGTTCGTCATCTCCCTGGTCGTCATGGCAGTGCTGTCACCACTGCTCACGGTCGTGGTGCTGGCCGTCGCCCCCGCCCTGTGGGTCCTCGCCTCCCGCAGCCGCATCCGGCTGTTTCCCGCTACCTGGTACGCGCAGGGGCAGGCGGCCGCCGTCGCCGGCGTCGTGGACGGAGCGGTCACCGGCGTCCGCGTGGTCAAGGGCTTCGGGCAGGAGGGCCAGGAGACCGGCAAGCTGCGAGCCGTGGGCCGTACGCTGTTCGCCGCCCGGCTGCGGACCGTGCGGCTCAACTCCCGCTACACCCCGGCCCTCCAGGCCGTCCCCGCGCTCGGCCAGGTCGCCATGCTGGCGCTCGGCGGCTGGATGGCGACGCGGGGCCAGGTCACACTCGGCACCTTCGTCGCCTTCTCGACCTATCTCGCGCAGCTCGTCGGCCCCGTGCGGATGCTCACCATGATGCTGACCGTGGGGCAGCAGGCGCGCGCCGGCGCCGAACGCGTCTTCGAACTCATCGACGCCGAACCGGCACTCAGCGAGCGCTCGGATGCCCGTGACCTGCCGGCCGACGCGCCCGCGACCGTGGAGTTCGACCACGTCACGTTCGGCTACGAGGCCGAGCGCCCGGTGCTCGACGACGTCTCGCTGCGGATCGACCCCGGCGAGACGCTCGCCGTCGTCGGCGCCTCGGGCAGCGGCAAGTCCACGCTGTCCCTGCTGCTGCCGCGCTTCTACGACGCCACCGGCGGAGCCGTGCGGATCGGCGGCCACGACGTACGCGAGCTGACGCTGCGGTCGCTGCGCGCCGCGATCGGCCTCGTACCGGAGAGCAGCTTCCTGTTCTCCGACACCGTCCGCTCCAACATCGCCTACGGGCTGCCCGAGGCCACCGACGCCCAGGTGCGCGCGGCGGCTCGCGCCGCCCAGGCCGACAGGTTCATCAGCGAGCTGCCCGACGGATACGACACCCGGGTCGGTGAGCAGGGTCTGACCCTCTCCGGCGGCCAGCGCCAGCGGATCGCCCTGGCCCGCGCCATCCTGACCGACCCCCGGCTGCTCGTCCTGGACGACGCCACCTCCGCCGTGGACGTCCGCGTCGAACACGAGATCCACGAGGCGCTGCGCGGCGTCATGGCCGGCCGCACCACCCTGCTCATAGCCCATCGCCTCTCCACCCTCGCTCTCGCCGACCGGATCGCCGTCCTCGACGGCGGACGGGTGGCCGACATCGGCACCCACGAGGAGCTGCGCGACCGCTGCGCGCTCTACCGCAGGCTGCTCACCGACCCCGACGAGCTCGGCGGCGTGGCACGCGACCCGGCCGGGCTCGCGGTCGGCGGCGGCGTGCGCGAGCTGGACCTCGATCTCGACTTCGAGCTCGACGTCGAGGAGGAGGCCGAGTTCGACTGCGAGCCCGTCAGCGCCCACCGCAGGCTCGTGGACGGGGTGACGCCCGAGCTGTGGCGGCGCGGCGACGGGCTGGACCGGGCCGGGGCCGACGGCGCCACAGGAGCCGGCGGCGCGGCGGCCGGGGAGCCCGGCAAGGCGGGCTCGACGGCCCCTGCCGCGCCCGCGGGCGGCGGCATGGCGGGCGCACTCGCGGGGATGCCCGCGACCCCCGAACTGCTCACGAAGGTCGCGGCCCTGCCGCCTGCCACAGACACCCCCGACATCGACGAGGACGCCGCCGAGCGGCCGGAGAAGGCGTACGGACTGCGCCGGTTGCTGCGCGGCTTCGGCACCCCGCTCGCCTTCGCCCTGCTGCTCGTCGGCATCGACGCCCTCGCCGGACTCCTGCTGCCCGTGCTGATCAGGCACGGCATCGACGAAGGCGTGCAGCGCGCCGCGCTCGGCGCCGTCTGGGCCGCCGCGGGACTCGCGCTGCTGGTCGTCGTGGGCCAGTGGGCCGCGCAGGTCGGGGAGATCCGGCTGACCGGACGGACCGGGGAGCGTGTGCTGTACTCCCTCCGGGTCAAGATCTTCGCGCAGCTCCAGCGCCTCGGCCTCGACTACTACGAGCGCGAGCTGACCGGCAAGGTCATGACCCGCATGACCACCGACGTGGACGCGCTGTCCACCTTCCTCCAGACCGGTCTGGTCACCGCAGTGGTCAGCCTGCTCAGCTTCTTCGGCATACTCGTCGCCCTGCTGGTCATCGACGTCCAGTTGGCGCTGGTGGTGTTCGCGACCCTGCCCCCGCTCATCGTGGGCACCGTCTTCTTCCGGCGGCAGAGCGTCAAGGCGTACGAACTCGCGCGGGAACGCGTCAGTCTCGTCAACGCCGACCTCCAGGAGAGCGTCGCCGGGCTGCGGATCGTGCAGGCGTTCCGCCGCGAGGACATCGGCCGCGAGCGGTTCGCCGAGCGCAGCGACGGCTACCGCCAGGCCCGTGTGCACGGCCAATGGCTGATATCCGTGTACTTCCCGTTCGTTCAGCTGCTGTCCTCCGTGGCAGCCGCCCTGGTGCTGATCGTGGGCGCCGGGCGGGTGAGCGACGGCACCCTCACGGCGGGCGCCCTGGTGGCGTACCTGCTCTACATAGACCTGTTCTTCGCCCCTGTGCAGCAGCTCTCCCAGGTCTTCGACGGTTACCAGCAGGCCAGCGTCTCCCTGCGCCGCATCCAGGAACTGCTGAGCGAACAGACCACCACGCCCGCCGCCGAGAAGCCGCTGCGCGTGGGCGAGCTGCGCGGTGAGGTCGCCTTCGAGGACGTGCACTTCCGCTACGGCGGCGCCGAGGGCACGGCGGAGGCCGCCGCGCTCTCCGGGCTCTCCTTGCGCATACCGGCCGGGCAGACCGTCGCCTTCGTCGGCGAGACCGGCGCGGGCAAGTCGACGCTGGTCAAGCTGGTCGCCCGGTTCTACGACCCGACCTCCGGAGCGGTCCGCGTGGACGGCGACGACCTGCGCGACCTCGACCTCACCGGCTACCGGCACCGGCTCGGCGTCGTCCCCCAGGAGTCGTATCTGTTCTCCGGGACCGTTCGGGACGCCATCGCCTACGGGAGGCCGGACGCGACCGACGCCGAGGTCGAGGCGGCCGCGCGGGCGGTCGGCGCGCACGCCATGGTGGCCTCCCTGGACGGCGGCTATCTGCACGAGGTCGCCGAGCGCGGCCGCAACCTGTCCGCCGGCCAGCGCCAGTTGATCGCGCTGGCCCGGGCCGAACTGGTCGACCCCGACATCCTGCTGCTGGACGAGGCGACCGCCGCCCTGGACCTGGCCACCGAGGCCCTGGTCAACCAGGCCACGGACCGGTTGGCGGGCCGCCGCACCACCCTGGTCGTCGCCCACCGGCTGACCACCGCGGCCCGCGCCGACCGGGTGGTCGTGCTGGACCGCGGACGGGTTGTCGAGGACGGCACCCACGCCGAGCTGCTGGCGCGGGACGGCCGGTACGCGGAGCTGTGGCGCACGTTCACGGGCGAGACGGAACCGGCCGCGGCATGA
- a CDS encoding helix-turn-helix domain-containing protein — MVRTPLTPLERERGRYLGVLLRQARGERTMAEIAAVAGISAETLRKIETGRAPAPAFGTVAALAATLGLSLDDLAARCAAITAVPEEAGSAAA, encoded by the coding sequence ATGGTGCGCACCCCTCTCACCCCGCTGGAACGCGAACGCGGCCGCTACCTCGGCGTCCTGCTGCGGCAGGCCCGTGGCGAACGGACCATGGCCGAGATCGCCGCCGTCGCCGGGATCTCCGCCGAGACCCTCCGCAAGATCGAGACGGGCCGCGCCCCCGCCCCCGCCTTCGGCACCGTCGCGGCCCTGGCCGCGACGCTGGGCCTCTCGCTGGACGACCTGGCGGCCCGGTGTGCGGCGATCACGGCCGTCCCCGAGGAGGCGGGCAGCGCCGCGGCCTGA
- the map gene encoding type I methionyl aminopeptidase: MVEIKSDAALDAMREAGRVVANALEAARDAAAVGVSLRELDEAARTVLHEARADSPFLGYRPQFAPTPFPAVICTSVNDAIVHGIPDGYRLRDGDLLSVDCGAVVDGWTGDAAVSFTVGTPRPADERLIEATRRALEAGIAAAVVGARLGDVGHAIGSVGRTAGYGIPADFGGHGIGRRMHEDPPVPNEGRPGRGFPLRHGLVIAIEPMFLAGGSDAYVTDGDGWTLRTANGGRAAHSEHTVAITEDGPRVLTLP, from the coding sequence ATGGTGGAGATCAAATCGGACGCGGCACTGGACGCGATGCGGGAGGCGGGCCGGGTGGTGGCCAACGCGCTGGAGGCGGCGCGCGACGCGGCCGCCGTCGGCGTCTCACTGCGCGAGCTGGACGAGGCGGCACGCACCGTGCTGCACGAGGCACGGGCCGACTCGCCGTTCCTCGGCTACCGGCCGCAGTTCGCGCCGACCCCGTTCCCCGCCGTCATCTGCACCTCCGTCAACGACGCGATCGTGCACGGCATCCCGGACGGCTACCGGCTGCGCGACGGCGACCTGCTCAGCGTCGACTGCGGGGCCGTGGTGGACGGCTGGACGGGGGACGCGGCGGTCAGCTTCACGGTCGGCACCCCGCGCCCGGCCGACGAGCGGCTGATCGAGGCCACCCGGCGCGCCCTGGAGGCGGGCATCGCGGCGGCCGTGGTCGGCGCCCGGCTCGGGGACGTGGGCCACGCGATCGGCAGCGTGGGGCGGACGGCCGGATACGGCATCCCGGCCGACTTCGGAGGGCACGGCATCGGGCGCCGCATGCACGAGGACCCGCCCGTCCCCAACGAGGGGCGGCCCGGCCGCGGCTTTCCGCTGCGGCACGGGCTGGTGATCGCGATCGAGCCGATGTTCCTGGCAGGCGGCTCGGACGCCTACGTGACGGACGGCGACGGCTGGACGCTGCGTACCGCGAACGGCGGGCGCGCCGCGCACAGCGAGCACACGGTGGCGATCACGGAGGACGGCCCCCGCGTGCTGACGCTGCCGTAG
- a CDS encoding pyridoxal-phosphate dependent enzyme has protein sequence MTTQAHQQVTFDDIRAAAARIDGVAHRTPVMTSRILNERVGAEVFLKCENLQRVGAFKFRGAYNTIAQLSADELRRGVAAYSSGNHAQAVALAARLLGAPAVILMPEDAPASKRAATLGYGAEVVTYDRYTGDRAAIGEKLAADRGLTLVPPFEHPHVIAGQGTVGLELMEQVADLGALVTPVGGGGLMAGCATAARALDPAIRTVGVEPEAGDDYKRSLEAGHRIRIPVPRTIADGQALETPGELSFAINRRVLDEVVLVSDEEIRSAMALAFSCLKIVVEPSGATGLAALLAGRIAELPPRVGVVISGGNIDLPRFTQLLG, from the coding sequence ACGACATCCGCGCGGCGGCGGCCAGGATCGACGGTGTCGCCCACCGGACGCCGGTGATGACGTCACGGATCCTGAACGAACGGGTCGGCGCCGAGGTCTTCCTCAAATGCGAGAACCTCCAGCGCGTCGGCGCGTTCAAGTTCCGCGGCGCCTACAACACCATCGCCCAACTCTCCGCCGACGAGCTGCGCCGTGGCGTGGCCGCGTACTCCTCCGGCAACCACGCCCAGGCCGTCGCGCTGGCCGCGCGCCTGCTGGGCGCGCCCGCGGTCATCCTCATGCCCGAGGACGCGCCCGCGTCCAAGCGCGCCGCGACCCTCGGCTACGGCGCGGAGGTGGTGACCTACGACCGCTACACCGGCGACCGGGCAGCCATCGGCGAGAAGCTGGCCGCCGACCGCGGGCTGACCCTCGTGCCGCCCTTCGAGCATCCGCACGTCATCGCCGGACAGGGCACCGTCGGCCTGGAGCTGATGGAGCAGGTCGCCGACCTGGGCGCGCTGGTCACCCCGGTCGGCGGCGGCGGGCTGATGGCCGGCTGCGCGACCGCCGCACGAGCCCTGGACCCCGCGATCCGTACGGTGGGGGTGGAGCCGGAGGCGGGCGACGACTACAAGCGCTCGCTGGAGGCCGGGCACCGGATCCGGATCCCGGTCCCCCGCACGATCGCCGACGGGCAGGCGCTGGAGACCCCTGGGGAGCTGTCGTTCGCCATCAACCGGCGGGTGCTGGACGAGGTGGTGCTCGTCAGCGACGAGGAGATCCGCTCGGCGATGGCCCTCGCGTTCAGCTGTCTGAAGATCGTGGTCGAACCCAGCGGGGCGACCGGGCTCGCGGCGCTGCTCGCGGGCCGGATCGCGGAGCTGCCGCCCCGCGTGGGCGTGGTGATCTCCGGCGGCAACATCGACCTGCCGCGCTTCACTCAGCTGCTGGGGTAG